CCCAGATTTCACTGCGGATGGCGGCGCCCATGCCGTTGATAAACCAGTTGTCGAACGATCCGCTCAGCGGAGGTTCAATGCCTTCGCGCAGATTGCGGATGCACACGCCGTATTCGTCCCACGGAAAATTAATGTTATTCCGCCACGCGCCGGCAAACAGCGTCCGGCTCACTTCCGGCGATTTCTGCTGATCCAGCAGGCATGCCCAAAGCACCTGCAAATCCAGATCGTCATTCGGAACCATGCCCGCCGGCACCGGATCATAGAACGTTAAATCAAACGGGCCGTCCATCCCCTCGTACGGCATGCCGAGCGTTCCGCCGACGGCTTTGCCGAGCCAGCAGCCCATCACTTTTTCACGATAGTTTTTAATTTCCATACTTATTCTTCAGGACGCTGCCGGTATTCCGGATTGTACGCCGGATTCGGTTCACACGGAATAACGGCGTCCATTTCTTTCAGCCATGCAGTTAATTTTTCGCGCAGCTCAGAAACTTTTTCCGGCAGCTCTGCTGCAAGATTCTTTTCCTCACCCAAATCAGTTTTTAAATTATACAATTCGTCAGTGCCGGTTTCGTATTCGTGAATGAGCTTATAATCGCCGGCGCGGATTACAGAACACGGGCGCACCCAGTCACCGCGTTCATTTGCCGGCGGAATAAACATTTCGTCATCATCCCAGTACGCATAATTCTCACGGACGTTTTCCACAAACACTGTCGGAATGGTGTAACACGGATGGTGCCAGTAGAGTGCGTCGCGCTGAAGCGTTCCGCCGGAAAAAAGCGGCAGGATATTTTCTCCGTCCAGCGTTAAGCCATCCGCCGTCCCTCCGGCGGCGCTCAGAAATGTCGGCAGCAAATCAAGAATTGAAACCGGAACATTGCACACCTGAGGCGCTGTTCTGCCAGTCCAGTGTGCAATCATCGGTACGCGGATTCCGCCTTCATAAACCGATGCCTTACAACTGCGCAGCGGCGTTCCTTTGGCACACACCGGATTCACACCGTTATCCGAAATAAACACGATCAATGTGTTTTCGAAAACGCCGGCGTTTTTTAAGCCCTGCATCAGCCGTCCGAATTCAACATCCATGGCATACACCATCGCTGCATATTCAGGATTACTCCGTCCGGCATCCGGCGTTCTGGTTTTAAACAGTTCAGTGTATTCATCTTTCGCTTGAACCGGACGATGCACGAGATACGTCGCGTGAATTAAAAAGAACGGGCGGTCGCCGGTGCTGTGTTCATTAATGAACTTCAGAGTTTCATCGAGCAGACGTTCCGGCAGATATTCGCCGTCCGGCCCATCGGAAAGTTCCGGATTTTTATACGGACTGAAATAGGACGGCGGGTTTCCAAAACCGCAACCGGCAATATTCACATCAAACCCGCGCCCCGGCGGCATCGTTTCCGGACGGTCGCCCATGTGCCATTTGCCGATATATCCGCAGGTATATCCGGCGCGTTTCATCACATCACCGATCGTCGGCGCGGAACCCTCATAAAAATGACCGCTCTTCACGTCGCGCAATTTTTTGTACGGCTCCGGTGCCGGCTTATAAGCCTCCACGCGATAAATTCCATGGCGCGGCGTATTCTGCCCAGTGATCAGGCAGGCGCGTGACGGCGAGCAGGTTGGATAGGCATACGCATCACTGAATACGGTTGACTCGCGCGCGAACGCATCGATGTTCGGTGTCAGATGAAATGTGCTGCCGTTATATCCGAGATCGCCCCAGCCTAGATCGTCCACAAGAAACAGCACAATGTTCGGTTTTTCAGCAACAGCACAAACTGTCGAAAGGCAAGAGGAGACCAGAAGCATATGTTTTAATGTATTATTCATTTTGTTAAATTAATTGTACCTAGAATTAATTGAATGGCGTCTTCGCCGGTTTTATATACATCCCGGCGATATTCCTCCGGCAGCTCATTAATGCGTTCCTGCAGAACTTCACCGCCGCGCGCACTGTCCTGATAAAGCAACCCGCAATCCGGATCATCCAATCCTAAATCCGGCGCCGGATACTCTTTCCACCCGCCGTTTCCGGATGCGTATTCAATGCCGTCGTTTTCTAAAATCCCGGTGAGCTGTTTCCGGAACGCGGCGGTTTCCGCCAGCGCATCCATAATTTTTTCCTCGGCACTTAATGCATCGCCGCTGATATCGAGCAGCAGCTCTTTGCGGTCGGCAGCGCTGTAGACATATTTCCGGTCGCGTGTCGCCAGCATATAAAGCCCGAGATCTTTTTTCTGGAACTGACTCACTACAGCGCGATCTTTCTCTTCACCGGCGGCAACCGCGGCGAGATCGGAACCG
Above is a window of Kiritimatiellales bacterium DNA encoding:
- a CDS encoding ADP-ribosylglycohydrolase family protein: MEIKNYREKVMGCWLGKAVGGTLGMPYEGMDGPFDLTFYDPVPAGMVPNDDLDLQVLWACLLDQQKSPEVSRTLFAGAWRNNINFPWDEYGVCIRNLREGIEPPLSGSFDNWFINGMGAAIRSEIW
- a CDS encoding sulfatase, coding for MNNTLKHMLLVSSCLSTVCAVAEKPNIVLFLVDDLGWGDLGYNGSTFHLTPNIDAFARESTVFSDAYAYPTCSPSRACLITGQNTPRHGIYRVEAYKPAPEPYKKLRDVKSGHFYEGSAPTIGDVMKRAGYTCGYIGKWHMGDRPETMPPGRGFDVNIAGCGFGNPPSYFSPYKNPELSDGPDGEYLPERLLDETLKFINEHSTGDRPFFLIHATYLVHRPVQAKDEYTELFKTRTPDAGRSNPEYAAMVYAMDVEFGRLMQGLKNAGVFENTLIVFISDNGVNPVCAKGTPLRSCKASVYEGGIRVPMIAHWTGRTAPQVCNVPVSILDLLPTFLSAAGGTADGLTLDGENILPLFSGGTLQRDALYWHHPCYTIPTVFVENVRENYAYWDDDEMFIPPANERGDWVRPCSVIRAGDYKLIHEYETGTDELYNLKTDLGEEKNLAAELPEKVSELREKLTAWLKEMDAVIPCEPNPAYNPEYRQRPEE